From the Psychrobacillus sp. FSL K6-4046 genome, one window contains:
- a CDS encoding metal-dependent hydrolase — MTGNTHIIGGLAASLAISQMTDYDPVLLVVGGVAGAILPDICHGGSMIGRRFPLISKIINKVFGHRSFTHSLLFILLLVALMNYFSWDKSIMMGVSVGVASHLLLDMATKNGVKLFFPIPVTVRFPITTRTGGTVESIVFGILSVLTVYFGYGAFTTYF; from the coding sequence ATGACAGGAAACACACATATTATAGGCGGTCTTGCAGCAAGTCTTGCTATCTCACAGATGACAGATTATGACCCGGTATTGCTGGTCGTAGGGGGTGTGGCAGGTGCGATTCTACCGGATATTTGCCACGGTGGAAGTATGATAGGAAGACGCTTTCCACTCATATCCAAAATTATTAACAAGGTGTTTGGTCATAGATCCTTTACACATAGTCTATTGTTCATTCTTCTATTAGTTGCATTGATGAATTATTTTAGCTGGGACAAGTCAATTATGATGGGAGTTTCAGTTGGGGTAGCAAGTCATCTTCTTTTAGATATGGCTACGAAAAATGGGGTTAAATTATTTTTTCCAATACCTGTGACAGTTCGTTTTCCTATAACTACGAGAACTGGGGGAACAGTGGAGAGTATCGTGTTTGGTATATTATCAGTTCTTACCGTTTATTTTGGATACGGGGCTTTCACTACATATTTTTAA
- a CDS encoding S8 family serine peptidase — protein sequence MSKFKIALASLLIAGSLAAPVQASSPEETPSSVEDRNSNAGVEKFRVYVEANNKANKASLANQYEVRWELSENGFSTDMNEKQFQALQKNKNITVTKVPTVTLDLPAEDSTTQPADFETAANASQKTPWGIKAIYNNSSLTSTSGGNGINIAVLDTGVNRNHTDLVNRVEQCKDFTGSTTVINNSCSDGNGHGTHVAGTALADGGSDKSGVYGVAPAADLWAYKVLSNSGSGSSDDIAAAIRHAADQAVSTGTKTVINMSLGSSANNSLISSAVNYAYSKGVLIVAAAGNSGYAQGTIGYPGALVNAVAVAALENVQENGTYRVANFSSRGYASTDGDYVIQQGDVEISAPGASIYSTWYNGGYNTISGTSMASPHVAGLAAKIWAQNPSWSHTQLRTNLQNRAKAVDIKGGYGAATGDDYASGFGFARVQ from the coding sequence ATGAGCAAATTTAAAATCGCACTAGCAAGCCTCTTAATTGCAGGTTCACTTGCAGCACCGGTCCAAGCAAGCTCACCGGAAGAAACACCATCCTCAGTAGAGGACAGAAATTCTAATGCTGGGGTAGAAAAGTTTCGGGTGTATGTAGAAGCCAATAACAAGGCGAACAAAGCGTCCTTGGCAAATCAGTACGAAGTAAGATGGGAGCTTTCGGAAAATGGGTTCTCTACGGATATGAATGAAAAGCAGTTCCAAGCTCTTCAAAAAAACAAAAACATTACCGTAACAAAGGTTCCAACGGTTACGCTTGATCTGCCAGCAGAAGATTCTACTACTCAACCAGCAGATTTCGAGACTGCAGCAAACGCATCTCAGAAGACTCCTTGGGGCATTAAAGCAATTTACAATAATAGTAGTTTAACCTCCACTTCAGGTGGAAATGGCATTAATATCGCGGTATTAGATACGGGAGTAAATAGAAATCATACGGATTTAGTAAATAGAGTAGAACAGTGTAAAGACTTTACAGGTTCTACTACGGTGATCAACAATAGCTGTTCTGATGGTAATGGACATGGTACTCACGTTGCTGGGACAGCCCTTGCAGATGGCGGCAGTGACAAATCAGGAGTTTACGGTGTAGCGCCTGCAGCAGATCTATGGGCATACAAAGTGTTAAGCAATAGTGGCTCAGGTAGCTCGGATGATATTGCAGCAGCTATCAGACACGCTGCTGATCAAGCGGTTTCTACAGGAACAAAAACAGTTATCAATATGTCATTAGGATCTTCTGCAAATAATAGTTTAATATCAAGTGCAGTGAACTATGCGTATAGTAAAGGTGTATTAATAGTTGCAGCGGCTGGAAACTCCGGTTACGCGCAAGGAACAATCGGATATCCAGGAGCATTAGTAAACGCTGTTGCTGTAGCGGCACTTGAAAATGTACAAGAAAATGGGACTTATCGTGTAGCAAACTTCTCTTCTCGTGGCTATGCTTCTACAGACGGTGATTATGTAATTCAACAAGGGGATGTAGAAATCTCTGCACCTGGAGCTTCTATCTACTCTACTTGGTACAATGGTGGATACAACACAATTAGCGGAACATCTATGGCATCTCCACACGTTGCTGGACTAGCTGCTAAAATTTGGGCACAAAACCCATCTTGGTCTCATACTCAACTTCGCACAAACTTACAAAATAGAGCAAAAGCAGTAGATATTAAAGGCGGTTACGGAGCAGCAACTGGAGACGACTACGCTTCAGGATTCGGTTTCGCTCGAGTACAATAA
- a CDS encoding ion channel: protein MFSTILMGLTILFMVTTLYYFFSGRKYKMSYFQSTLFQKLFFAMLGITVGFAILYYLLAMDGEVIRISTEEGKEGGENFWDYLYFSGVTLLSVGYGDLVRGH, encoded by the coding sequence ATGTTTTCCACGATACTAATGGGATTGACTATTTTATTTATGGTAACAACCTTGTACTATTTCTTTTCAGGTCGTAAATATAAGATGAGCTATTTTCAGTCAACTTTATTTCAAAAGCTATTTTTCGCTATGCTTGGCATTACCGTTGGATTTGCTATTCTTTATTATTTATTGGCCATGGATGGGGAGGTAATAAGAATTAGCACCGAAGAAGGGAAAGAGGGAGGAGAAAATTTCTGGGATTATCTCTATTTTAGCGGAGTCACCTTATTATCTGTTGGTTATGGAGACTTGGTACGAGGGCACTGA
- a CDS encoding NAD-dependent epimerase/dehydratase family protein — MKKVLVLGGTRFFGVHLVEALLNEGIEVTVATRGNTAHVFSKKVNHMVIDRSSLLADKEKLQSEKWDVVFDQICYASRDALDAVEVFNGHTKKYVLTSSKSVYEGKELSKEEDFIPEKHSIVMGTKENFTYAEGKRQAEAVFFQHAEFPVAAVRPPIVIGEHDYTNRLKYYVGKIMSGDEFHLVNSDAYIDFISEEEIGQFLAWIGLSTFTGAVNATSNGKIKLKDLVQLIEAEADKEARISLKPIEGEDSPYNLSKTWLMSNERAKSLGYSFQDLHDYLPKLLKKL; from the coding sequence TTGAAGAAGGTATTGGTTTTAGGTGGAACTCGTTTTTTTGGTGTTCATTTAGTGGAGGCACTTTTAAATGAAGGAATAGAAGTAACTGTCGCAACTAGAGGAAATACAGCACATGTTTTTTCTAAAAAAGTAAATCATATGGTTATAGATCGATCCAGTTTGTTGGCTGACAAAGAGAAGCTTCAATCCGAGAAATGGGATGTTGTTTTTGATCAAATCTGTTATGCCTCTAGAGATGCGTTGGACGCGGTAGAAGTGTTTAATGGACATACGAAAAAGTATGTTCTTACTTCTTCAAAGTCTGTTTATGAGGGAAAAGAGCTATCTAAAGAGGAAGATTTTATTCCAGAAAAGCATTCCATAGTCATGGGAACGAAAGAGAACTTTACCTATGCGGAAGGAAAACGCCAAGCGGAGGCTGTCTTTTTTCAGCACGCGGAGTTTCCAGTAGCCGCTGTTCGACCACCAATCGTCATTGGTGAACATGATTACACCAACCGATTGAAATATTATGTTGGGAAAATTATGAGCGGAGATGAATTTCATCTAGTAAACTCGGATGCTTATATAGATTTTATCTCGGAGGAAGAGATTGGACAGTTCCTTGCGTGGATTGGACTCTCTACATTTACCGGAGCTGTGAATGCGACCAGCAACGGTAAGATTAAGCTGAAGGATTTAGTTCAATTAATCGAAGCTGAGGCGGATAAAGAGGCGAGAATTAGTCTAAAACCCATTGAGGGAGAAGATTCTCCTTACAATCTATCAAAAACTTGGCTGATGAGTAATGAACGTGCTAAAAGCTTAGGATATTCTTTTCAAGACTTGCATGACTACTTGCCAAAACTGCTAAAAAAATTGTAA
- a CDS encoding IS1182 family transposase, with the protein MISNQETLNLSPYMALYDLIIPKDNMLRQINELVDFSFILEELQSKYCLDHGRKAISPIRMFKYLLLKAIHDVSDVDLVERSKYDMSFKYFLGMAPEDEVIEPSSLTKFRRLRLQDVDLLDMLIGKTVEIALEKEIIKSKTIIVDATHTKARYNQKSPKEFLQEKSKNARKAVYKIDESMKEKFPEKPTSNEVSDEVTYCKKVIEVIEKEPQIAQVPAVKERLNTLKEIVEDTLFHLNYSSDTDARVGHKSADTSFFGYKTHIAMSDERIITAAIVTTGEQGDGQHLIDLIEKSQRTGMKIEKVLGDTAYSSKDNLIYTKTNKVQLISKLHPLITNGHRRKEDLFEFNKDANLYVCPAGHLAKGKTIKKRNTDDNRNPQIKYNFDVEKCKICPFRVGCYKEGSKSKTYCVTIKSTEHLEQEAFQNTEEFKQLAKERYKIEAKNSELKSGHGYDTAISTGLFGMEIQGATTIFAVNLKRILKLLNE; encoded by the coding sequence ATGATTTCAAACCAAGAAACGCTGAACTTAAGTCCATACATGGCGTTATATGATTTAATAATTCCAAAAGACAATATGCTTCGTCAAATCAATGAACTTGTTGATTTTTCGTTTATTTTAGAAGAACTTCAATCAAAATATTGTTTGGATCATGGTCGTAAAGCGATTTCACCCATTCGTATGTTTAAGTATTTATTATTAAAAGCAATTCATGATGTGTCCGATGTGGATTTAGTGGAACGTTCAAAATATGATATGTCATTTAAATACTTCTTAGGAATGGCTCCAGAGGATGAGGTCATTGAACCAAGTTCACTTACAAAATTTCGTCGACTTCGTTTACAAGATGTAGATTTGTTAGATATGTTAATTGGGAAAACCGTTGAAATCGCACTTGAAAAAGAAATCATCAAAAGTAAAACAATCATTGTGGACGCAACGCATACGAAAGCACGTTACAATCAAAAATCGCCCAAAGAATTCTTACAAGAAAAATCAAAGAATGCCCGAAAAGCGGTCTATAAAATAGATGAATCTATGAAAGAGAAGTTTCCAGAAAAACCGACTTCTAACGAAGTGTCAGATGAAGTGACTTACTGTAAAAAAGTCATTGAAGTGATAGAGAAAGAGCCACAAATAGCGCAAGTGCCTGCCGTGAAAGAACGTTTAAATACATTAAAAGAAATCGTAGAAGACACACTATTTCATCTGAATTATTCAAGCGATACCGATGCACGTGTCGGACATAAATCAGCAGATACATCTTTCTTTGGTTATAAAACTCATATAGCGATGAGCGATGAACGAATTATTACAGCAGCGATTGTAACAACTGGTGAACAAGGTGATGGACAACATTTAATAGATTTAATTGAAAAAAGCCAACGTACAGGTATGAAAATAGAGAAGGTGCTTGGAGATACAGCATATTCTAGTAAAGACAATTTAATATATACCAAGACAAATAAGGTCCAACTCATTTCAAAATTACATCCGCTGATTACAAATGGCCACCGTAGAAAAGAAGATTTATTTGAATTTAATAAAGACGCTAATTTATATGTTTGTCCAGCGGGTCATTTAGCAAAAGGAAAAACTATAAAAAAAAGAAATACAGATGACAACCGTAACCCTCAAATCAAATATAATTTTGATGTTGAAAAATGTAAAATATGCCCTTTCAGAGTTGGGTGTTACAAAGAAGGATCGAAATCTAAAACATATTGTGTCACAATCAAATCGACAGAGCACCTTGAACAAGAGGCATTTCAGAATACCGAAGAATTTAAACAGCTTGCCAAAGAGCGATATAAAATCGAGGCAAAGAATAGTGAATTAAAGAGTGGACACGGCTACGATACAGCGATTAGCACGGGTCTTTTTGGCATGGAAATACAAGGAGCCACAACCATATTTGCGGTCAACTTGAAGCGAATCCTAAAGTTACTTAACGAATGA